Part of the Variovorax sp. PAMC 28711 genome is shown below.
CGAGAAAACCGGTGACGATCGCGAGGCGCCACACCGGGTCGAGGCCCGGCATGAGCTGGAAGCTCGCGATCGCCACGCCGATGAGGTAGCCGCCGATCAGGTTGGCCGACAGCGTGCCCCAGGGCATCAGCCCGCCCACACCAAACCACAGCGCCAGGCTCCAGCGCGACAGCGCGCCGAGCGACGCGCCGATACAGATGGCGATGACAGGAAGCAGCATGGGCGAGATTGTCGTCGGGTCAGGGCGCCATCTGCTCAGGCAGCCAGGTCACGAGCTGCGGCACGAAGTAAATGATGAGCACGGCCGTCACCATCAGGCAGAACATCGGGAGGGTGACGCGCGCGATGTACAGCAAGTCCTTGCCGGTCATGCCCTGGAGCACGAAGAGATTGAAGCCCACGGGCGGCGTGATCTGCGCCATTTCGACGACCAGCACGATGAAGATGCCGAACCACACGGGGTCGATGCCGGCGGCGAGCACCGTCGGCATGATGACGCCCATCGTGAGCACGACCATCGAGATGCCGTCGAGAAAGCAACCCAGCACGATGAAGAACGCAGCCACCATCAGCACCAGCTGGAACTTCGACAGGCCCAACGAGCCGATCCACTCGGCCAGATGGCGGGGCAGGCCGATGTAGCCCATCGACAGCGTGAGGAACGCCGCACCCGCCAGGATCAGCGCCATCATGCAATAGAGGCGCGTCGCGCCGAACAACGCTTCCTTGAAGCTGGCCCAGTTGAGCGAGCCCTGGGCACCGGAGATGACGATCGCGCCAACGACGCCCACGGCCGCTGCTTCGGTGGCCGTGGCGATGCCGGCGTAGATCGAGCCGAGCACCGACAGGATCAACAGCGCGACCGGGATCAGCGACAGCGATGCGCGAAGTTTCTCCATGAACGGCATCTTCGGGTCGGCCGGCGGCACGCGGTCCGGGTGACGGAGCGCCCAGAACATGATGTAGCCGGAGAACAGCAGGGCCAGCAGGATCCCTGGAATCACCCCCGCGATGAACAGCTTGGAGATGGAGACATCCGCGCTGACGCCGTAGACGATCATGATGATCGAGGGCGGAATCAGAAGGCCGAGGGTGCCCGCGCCGGCCAGCGTGCCGATCACGATGTCGTCGGGATAGCCTCGCCGCTTGAGTTCCGGCAGGCTCATCTTGCCGATGGTGGCGCAGGTCGCTGCGCTCGACCCCGACACTGCAGCGAATACGGCACAACCCACGACATTGGTGTGCAGCAGTCGGCCGGGCAGGCTCTGCATCCAGGGCGCGAGGCCCTTGAACATGTCTTGCGACAGCCGCGTGCGAAACAGGATCTCGCCCATCCAGATGAACAGCGGCAGGGCCGTCAGCGTCCATCCCGAGGCCGAGCCCCAGATCGTGACGGCCATGGCGTCGCCGGCAGGCCGCGAAGAAAAAAGCTGCATGCCGATCC
Proteins encoded:
- a CDS encoding TRAP transporter large permease → MNDIAVAALLIATLFLILGSGVWIGLTLSGVAWIGMQLFSSRPAGDAMAVTIWGSASGWTLTALPLFIWMGEILFRTRLSQDMFKGLAPWMQSLPGRLLHTNVVGCAVFAAVSGSSAATCATIGKMSLPELKRRGYPDDIVIGTLAGAGTLGLLIPPSIIMIVYGVSADVSISKLFIAGVIPGILLALLFSGYIMFWALRHPDRVPPADPKMPFMEKLRASLSLIPVALLILSVLGSIYAGIATATEAAAVGVVGAIVISGAQGSLNWASFKEALFGATRLYCMMALILAGAAFLTLSMGYIGLPRHLAEWIGSLGLSKFQLVLMVAAFFIVLGCFLDGISMVVLTMGVIMPTVLAAGIDPVWFGIFIVLVVEMAQITPPVGFNLFVLQGMTGKDLLYIARVTLPMFCLMVTAVLIIYFVPQLVTWLPEQMAP
- the crcB gene encoding fluoride efflux transporter CrcB, whose translation is MLLPVIAICIGASLGALSRWSLALWFGVGGLMPWGTLSANLIGGYLIGVAIASFQLMPGLDPVWRLAIVTGFLGGLTTFSSFSAEVVTMLLEGRLGVALLTGVAHLCGSLLLTWVGIRTVQALAGHT